A genomic stretch from Pochonia chlamydosporia 170 chromosome 4, whole genome shotgun sequence includes:
- a CDS encoding golgi complex component Cog3 (similar to Cordyceps militaris CM01 XP_006666547.1): MYDDSWYSFVPELSKKPVAPSQPQGHRRKESLLQQPNGDVKTEPVERLDNVFEELEDTNDPPEPTIVRRAASYSDFYHVVQAQLAKDGQLRRKKRPTKTDRTWEALMLKAGDEVDQRYKVPEPLDEAFENQLLEDSQQEYLVYRDQLSLTERHLDGLIDDANTTLALLTSLSESFQSVDEQTTTFQAQCEGLLKEQRRLETLADKVGTDLYYYIYLDTATRRLNAPGASRLVDDDEFGTMIENIDSCIGFMNSHETYRERDTYLARYNALLTKALHLLDHGFSTRLDKTSTEIARQIAAAASDSARHALAYGRFAEMITDTYSLLPNIQKIVGHAYDQYGRALDSATETSVYASSATNMFRTYLTTRDRDLKPMTQRDLEEYQKGAKSLSVETASRNYVKQLFERMYNEDALFFKIFGIEAMWNTSSTSAFQALKGINTTMVHPGHIAPLGNSIQAVLQTAKLESVCSVVGWLANEYSIAEHDEEESHSTRKHREYAARLLVDHLWPFTDNAFEAEITKSISKAALQDGDLKIGPVVDGVASSNAYPLVTKAVELLAMFDQAMPKERSSKNSSVVFKIVRETIQVLQRAEARIQYLKSSTDPALFMVKNLLIVKNELVSLEIGDIRNHPQSMQHFSQIWDTLSPTNWVNFFGSILGGSIWSRGAPSVTAKTLTVEDMSEQLDELLRQSIYAFTKRWATLLNDSTNRKPGVKPIAKVEAELETILDTAFSNQPEVIAKLKEAIQLNAQAQNNANDEKRGAKRY; this comes from the exons ATGTACGATGACTCCTGGTACAGCTTTGTGCCCGAACTCTCTAAGAAGCCAGTCGCTCCATCTCAACCCCAAGGCCATCGACGAAAGGAGTCTCTATTACAGCAACCGAAC GGTGATGTGAAAACCGAGCCAGTCGAACGTCTAGATAATGTTTTCGAAGAGCTAGAAGATACCAATGACCCACCCGAACCGACCATAGTTCGTCGAGCCGCCTCATATTCCGACTTTTACCATGTCGTTCAAGCCCAATTGGCCAAAGATGGTCAATTGCGGCGCAAGAAGCGGCCGACCAAAACGGATAGGACCTGGGAggcattgatgttgaaggcGGGAGACGAAGTCGATCAGAGATACAAAGTGCCTGAACCGCTTGATGAGGCGTTTGAGAATCAATTGCTTGAGGACAGTCAACAGGAATATTT AGTTTATCGCGACCAGCTGTCATTGACAGAACGTCATCTTGATGGGCTTATCGACGATGCCAATACCACTTTGGCGCTTCTAACATCGCTGTCGGAGTCGTTTCAATCGGTGGACGAGCAAACAACAACTTTCCAAGCCCAGTGCGAGGGTCTTCTCAAAGAGCAACGACGGTTGGAAACACTGGCAGACAAAGTCGGTACCGATTTATACTACTACATCTACCTCGATACCGCAACCCGTCGACTCAATGCTCCTGGGGCCAGCCGACtggttgacgacgacgagtttGGTACCATGATTGAAAACATTGACTCATGCATTGGTTTCATGAACAGCCAT GAAACATATCGTGAACGTGATACATATCTGGCACGATACAACGCATTGCTCACCAAAGCTCTTCACTTGCTAGATCACGGCTTTTCCACTCGCCTGGACAAGACATCTACGGAAATTGCTCGTCAAATTGCAGCCGCAGCATCAGACTCTGCCCGCCATGCTTTGGCATATGGCCGGTTTGCCGAAATGATTACTGATACATACTCATTGCTTCCCAACATACAAAAAATAGTTGGTCATGCATACGACCAATATGGAAGAGCTTTAGATTCTGCAACAGAGACTTCTGTCTACGCTAGTTCCGCCACGAATATGTTCCGTACCTACCTGACTACGAGAGATCGAGACTTGAAGCCCATGACTCAACGAGATTTGGAAGAGTACCAGAAGGGAGCCAAGAGCCTTTCAGTAGAGACGGCATCGCGAAACTACGTCAAGCAACTATTCGAAAGAATGTATAACGAGGATGCCTTATTTTTCAAGATTTTTGGCATCGAAGCAATGTGGAATACGTCATCCACTTCTGCTTTCCAAGCTCTCAAGGGAATAAACACGACGATGGTCCACCCAGGTCACATTGCACCGCTCGGAAACAGCATTCAAGCGGTTCTCCAAACAGCCAAACTTGAATCTGTTTGTAGCGTTGTGGGATGGTTGGCAAATGAATATTCAATCGCAGAACACGATGAAGAGGAGTCACATTCTACAAGAAAACATCGCGAGTATGCCGCAAGATTGCTTGTGGATCATCTTTGGCCATTCACCGATAATGCATTTGAGGCGGAAATTACGAagtccatttccaaagccGCATTGCAAGACGGCGACTTGAAAATTGGCCCTGTTGTAGACGGTGTTGCGTCGTCCAATGCTTACCCACTTGTCACAAAAGCTGTCGAGCTGCTAGCCATGTTCGACCAGGCTATGCCCAAGGAACGATCT TCCAAAAATAGTTCTGTTGTATTCAAAATCGTACGAGAAACTATCCAGGTACTACAACGTGCTGAAGCTAGAATTCAGTACCTCAAGTCAAGCACGGATCCCGCCTTATTCATGGTGAAGAATCTTCTCATCGTAAAGAACGAACTGGTTTCTCTTGAAATAGGCGACATCCGAAACCACCCTCAGTCTATGCAACATTTTAGCCAAATATGGGACACGTTGAGTCCAACAAACTGGGTTAATTTCTTTGGCAGTATTCTCGGGGGTTCAATTTGGTCCCGAGGAGCACCCTCGGTTACAGCCAAGACACTCACAGTAGAGGATATGAGCGAGCAACTGGACGAATTACTTCGACAATCAATATACGCATTCACGAAGCGGTGGGCGACTCTGCTTAACGATTCAACAAATCGCAAGCCGGGAGTCAAGCCGATTGCCAAAGTGGAGGCTGAGCTGGAGACCATTCTTGATACAGCATTCAGTAATCAGCCTGAAGTGATTGCGAAGCTCAAAGAAGCTATCCAGCTCAACGCCCAGGCGCAGAATAATGCAAATGACGAAAAGCGAGGTGCAAAACGGTATTAG